A single region of the Triticum dicoccoides isolate Atlit2015 ecotype Zavitan chromosome 2B, WEW_v2.0, whole genome shotgun sequence genome encodes:
- the LOC119366715 gene encoding noroxomaritidine synthase 2-like, producing the protein MSIMFISMLLVLLVPLYLYLKASSRSKNTSVFPTNWPILHMFPSFMVNVHNLHDYLTMVLAGLGHNFRAHGPPGTGMRFFVTCDPANVRHIFTTNYTNFPKGAEFAAIFDIMGGSLFTVDGEDAAAQRGKLKSVLSNPRMIASTEACCRNKVENILLPLLAYMASIGTPFDVQELMSRFMFDLATMSLFGVDPGLLSLDKPPMDAVVALNTVMEVGFFRHTMPASCWKLMRWLNIGPDRKLSTAHKVLRRFLMELMERRKMEMMERKISTCHVGNDEEQDGVDIMSSYPDYVDDDISYAKNIGYMLAARDTIGTTLTWVFYNLAQKPNIVSIIRSELSPIASCKEASGVDTMMIFEPHETKSLIYLRAVLYETLRLYPPAPFERKTVAANDIMPSGHEVRTGDTILISLYSLGRMEGVWCNDCLDYNPDRWLSEDGNNLRYVPSHKFLAFNSGPRICLGKEIAVMQMKTVIASMLWNFDMEVMEGQSIQPKPSCILEMKNGLIVKLKKREM; encoded by the coding sequence ATGTCAATTATGTTCATTTCCATGCTACTTGTGCTACTTGTTCCCCTATACTTGTATCTCAAGGCTAGCAGTAGATCTAAGAACACATCAGTGTTTCCCACAAACTGGCCAATATTGcatatgttcccttccttcatggtCAATGTCCACAACTTGCATGACTATCTCACCATGGTCCTCGCCGGATTAGGCCACAACTTCAGGGCGCACGGCCCACCCGGGACCGGGAtgcggttcttcgtcacgtgcgacCCTGCTAATGTCCGGCACATCTTCACGACCAACTACACCAACTTCCCCAAGGGTGCTGAGTTCGCCGCAATTTTCGACATCATGGGTGGCAGCCTCTTCACCGTCGATGGTGAAGACGCTGCCGCCCAGCGTGGGAAATTGAAGAGCGTGCTCAGCAACCCGCGGATGATTGCCAGTACGGAGGCATGCTGCCGCAACAAGGTGGAGAACATCCTTCTCCCATTGCTCGCCTACATGGCGAGCATCGGCACTCCTTTTGACGTGCAAGAACTGATGTCAAGGTTTATGTTTGACCTGGCTACTATGTCTCTCTTTGGTGTGGATCCTGGCCTCCTATCATTAGACAAACCACCCATGGACGCCGTGGTCGCTCTGAACACAGTCATGGAGGTGGGATTTTTCAGGCACACCATGCCAGCTTCTTGCTGGAAATTAATGAGGTGGCTAAACATCGGCCCCGACAGAAAGCTCTCCACAGCGCACAAAGTGCTACGAAGGTTCCTCATGGAGTTGATGGAGAGGAGGaagatggagatgatggagaggaagaTCAGCACATGTCATGTTGGTAATGATGAGGAACAAGATGGTGTGGATATTATGTCTTCCTACCCAGACTACGTTGATGATGACATATCCTATGCCAAGAACATTGGCTACATGCTCGCTGCAAGGGACACAATTGGAACGACCCTGACATGGGTTTTCTACAACCTCGCCCAGAAACCAAACATTGTGTCAATCATCCGGAGTGAACTCTCACCCATTGCATCATGCAAAGAAGCATCCGGTGTGGATACCATGATGATCTTTGAGCCGCATGAAACCAAATCTCTAATCTATCTGAGAGCCGTCTTGTACGAAACTCTTAGGTTGTACCCACCGGCACCTTTCGAGCGCAAGACGGTGGCCGCCAATGATATTATGCCGAGTGGCCATGAGGTGCGCACCGGTGACACCATCCTTATTTCTCTCTACTCTCTGGGGAGAATGGAGGGCGTGTGGTGTAATGATTGTCTCGACTATAACCCTGATAGGTGGCTCTCGGAAGATGGAAACAATCTAAGGTACGTACCATCTCACAAGTTCTTGGCCTTCAACTCGGGCCCAAGGATATGCCTTGGGAAGGAAATTGCGGTTATGCAGATGAAGACCGTCATCGCCTCAATGTTGTGGAACTTTGATATGGAGGTGATGGAAGGGCAAAGCATCCAGCCCAAGCCATCTTGTATACTGGAGATGAAAAATGGGCTCATAGTTAAGCTAAAGAAGCGAGAGATGTAA